In the genome of Aspergillus luchuensis IFO 4308 DNA, chromosome 2, nearly complete sequence, one region contains:
- the SEC65 gene encoding RNA-binding signal recognition particle subunit SEC65 (BUSCO:EOG092647CM;~COG:U;~EggNog:ENOG410PNRP;~InterPro:IPR002778,IPR022938,IPR036521;~PFAM:PF01922;~go_component: GO:0048500 - signal recognition particle [Evidence IEA];~go_function: GO:0008312 - 7S RNA binding [Evidence IEA];~go_process: GO:0006614 - SRP-dependent cotranslational protein targeting to membrane [Evidence IEA]), with the protein MSRHAQVEEVYDSDPEEVAPSDSSPANFANESILSGAGVPMSGSVPMRPAPEPQREIPKHYQCLYPIYFDKSRSRAEGRKVGSELAVENPLARDIVDAVQMLGLNVGFEPEKLHPKDWANPGRVRVLLKNEDGKLVNSRIKNKHHLYILVAQYLKAHPTTEESPYRLRIRGLPMPEKLPAAPAAPRGWKIGKILPIHSPAYSGGGVSDNPLKDAMAEMQNMQGMPGMPQIPGMPDLAGMMGGMGGMGGMGGSPSAGGSEKKKKDKKKGKA; encoded by the exons ATGTCACGACACGCCCAAGTTGAGGAGGTGTACGACTCCGACCCGGAGGAAGTTGCTCCCTCCGATTCCTCGCCCGCCAACTTCGCCAATGAGTCCATCCTTTCTGGAGCTGGAGTACCTATGTCCGGCTCAGTACCCATGAGGCCCGCCCCTGAACCTCAGCGCGAGATCCCCAAGCATTATCAATGCCTGTACCCGATATACTTCGACAAGTCGCGGTCCCGCGCGGAGGGCCGCAAGGTTGGAAGTGAGCTGGCGGTTGAGAACCCGTTAGCGAGGGACATTGTCGATGCGGTGCAGATGTTGGGACTGAATGTTGGATTCGAGCCTGAGAAGCTGCACCCCAAGGATTGGGCCAACCCTGGACGTGTGCGTGTCTTGCTGAAGAACGAGGACGGGAAGCTGGTCAACTCGAGAATCAAGAACA AGCACCACCTTTACATCCTCGTGGCGCAATACCTTAAGGCTCACCCTACCACCGAAGAATCCCCCTACCGTCTCAGAATCCGAGGACTCCCCATGCCCGAGAAACTACCTGCTGCGCCCGCCGCTCCCCGTGGATGGAAGATTGGAAAGATTCTACCGATACACTCTCCGGCCTACAGCGGTGGCGGAGTCAGCGATAACCCGCTCAAGGACGCCATGGCTGAGATGCAGAACATGCAGGGTATGCCCGGCATGCCCCAGATACCTGGAATGCCGGATCTGGCGGGAATGATGGGAGGAATGGGGGGAATGGGGGGCATGGGTGGAAGTCCGTCTGCTGGAGGcagcgaaaagaagaagaaggataagaagaagggcaaggcgTGA